From the Actinomycetota bacterium genome, the window AACGGGATGATCAGCTTCGTGTGGGCGGCCGACGACGAGGTGGGCCGGCGGCTGGCCGCGGTCAGCCTGGTCGAGACCAAGGCGGCGCGCCAGCGGCAGGTCGCCGCCGCGTTCGGGGTCGACGAGACCACGGTGTGGCGCTGGCGTCGTGATCGCGACCAGGCGGGGGTGGCGGGGCTGGTGGGTGAGCGTCCCGGCCCTCGGGGTG encodes:
- a CDS encoding helix-turn-helix domain-containing protein, with product MGSTMVASPRVWEPPLPLSPPCSIPVAPGVDLVETDEGGQVWLNGMISFVWAADDEVGRRLAAVSLVETKAARQRQVAAAFGVDETTVWRWRRDRDQAGVAGLVGERPGPRG